A region of Streptomyces paludis DNA encodes the following proteins:
- a CDS encoding phage tail protein, producing the protein MPSTDHDDPAVSVCFVVTIDDIELGSFNTCDGLGCEVVLEAREEGGNNGHVWQLPTRLKYSNVKLSRPLTRETEKVAQWFASMTTGFSRKTARIEARTGDGRKVAQWGLLEVVPVRWTGPSFTPESPKVAVETIEIAHHGYVMEG; encoded by the coding sequence ATGCCGTCCACCGACCACGACGATCCCGCCGTCAGCGTCTGCTTCGTCGTCACCATCGACGACATCGAACTCGGCTCGTTCAACACCTGCGACGGCCTCGGCTGCGAAGTGGTCCTCGAAGCCCGTGAGGAAGGCGGGAACAACGGCCATGTCTGGCAGCTGCCCACCCGGCTCAAGTACTCCAACGTCAAGCTCTCCCGGCCCCTCACCCGCGAGACCGAGAAGGTCGCCCAGTGGTTCGCGAGCATGACGACCGGCTTCAGCCGCAAGACCGCCCGCATCGAGGCGCGTACGGGCGACGGCCGCAAGGTCGCCCAGTGGGGGCTGCTGGAGGTGGTGCCGGTGCGCTGGACCGGGCCTTCGTTCACGCCCGAGTCGCCCAAGGTCGCCGTCGAGACGATCGAGATCGCGCATCACGGCTATGTGATGGAGGGCTGA
- a CDS encoding CIS tube protein yields MSGPIAFSAAGSPGASGTAAAGSRAAGSARPKLEHAYLELRTPPAGGGLMPGGPCGRIDFQFNPKELSLTKAASWKRTPAKGAKSSGPPEYQGPQPSKLTVEMFFDASDTQDSSVVTSVEKLFACCVPTNETRQQQRSSPPWVIFHWGGLTGFPGYVSQVQAKYTLFTTSGVPIRALCQVTMEEISGETPGQNPTSGALAARRVHRVRAGDSLPGLAHREYGDPAAWRVIAEANGIDDPMRLAHGRELLLPALDELERLKDQRTQQRDQRAQQGDRRTQQGDQWTQQRDRRTQRSVPPRPAPERSRPIRPR; encoded by the coding sequence ATGAGCGGGCCCATCGCCTTCAGCGCCGCCGGTTCGCCCGGCGCCTCCGGTACGGCCGCCGCCGGCTCCCGGGCGGCCGGTTCGGCCAGGCCCAAGCTGGAACACGCGTATCTGGAGCTGCGCACCCCGCCCGCCGGCGGCGGTCTGATGCCCGGCGGGCCGTGCGGCCGGATCGACTTCCAGTTCAATCCGAAGGAGCTGAGCCTGACCAAGGCGGCCTCCTGGAAGCGCACACCGGCCAAGGGGGCGAAGAGTTCGGGGCCGCCGGAGTACCAGGGGCCGCAGCCCAGCAAGCTGACGGTCGAGATGTTCTTCGACGCGAGCGATACGCAGGACAGCAGCGTGGTGACCTCGGTGGAGAAGCTGTTCGCCTGCTGTGTGCCGACCAACGAGACGCGCCAGCAGCAGCGTTCGTCGCCGCCGTGGGTGATCTTCCACTGGGGCGGGCTGACCGGCTTTCCCGGTTACGTCAGCCAAGTGCAGGCGAAGTACACGCTCTTCACAACCTCCGGGGTGCCGATCCGGGCGCTCTGCCAGGTGACGATGGAGGAGATCAGCGGCGAGACCCCGGGCCAGAACCCGACCTCCGGCGCACTGGCGGCGCGGCGCGTGCACCGGGTGCGGGCAGGGGATTCGCTGCCGGGGCTCGCGCACCGCGAGTACGGGGATCCGGCCGCGTGGCGGGTGATCGCCGAGGCGAACGGGATCGACGACCCGATGCGGCTGGCGCACGGGCGGGAGCTGCTGCTGCCCGCGCTGGACGAGCTGGAACGGCTGAAGGACCAGCGGACCCAGCAAAGGGACCAGCGGGCCCAGCAAGGGGACCGCCGGACCCAGCAAGGGGACCAGTGGACCCAGCAAAGGGACCGGCGGACCCAGCGATCCGTTCCACCGCGTCCGGCTCCGGAGCGTTCCCGTCCGATACGGCCGAGGTGA